A genomic segment from Synergistaceae bacterium encodes:
- a CDS encoding IclR family transcriptional regulator: protein MTLSKTNELNRSIKKSLAVLTCFNEDNMELRLSEIASKLDMPLPTASRIINALLEEGFIEREEKKKIYRLGVKCYYLGAIAQKAGLLRNIAYEQMAALRNQFNETVNLYVRDGKYRVVYDQMECSHSLRRSVRIGEKFPLYVGASGRCLMAYMLQSEVREILKDAVKITEHTIVDIEPVNARLEEIRRNGYDISVSEREEGILCVASTILEAWKKAAGVIALTGPSFRFTDDVLSVAIPAVKNAAAAVSARLNE, encoded by the coding sequence GTGACATTATCGAAAACAAATGAACTTAACCGATCCATCAAGAAATCCCTTGCGGTTTTGACCTGCTTTAATGAAGACAATATGGAACTCAGACTGTCGGAGATCGCGAGCAAGCTGGATATGCCGTTGCCGACAGCTTCTCGTATCATCAACGCGCTTCTGGAAGAAGGTTTTATAGAAAGGGAAGAGAAAAAGAAAATCTACCGTCTGGGAGTGAAGTGTTACTATTTGGGTGCTATCGCCCAAAAAGCGGGTTTGCTGCGCAATATAGCCTACGAGCAAATGGCCGCCCTGAGGAATCAGTTCAATGAAACAGTGAATCTGTACGTCAGAGACGGTAAATACCGAGTGGTATATGATCAGATGGAATGTAGCCATTCTCTCAGGCGTTCTGTACGTATCGGAGAAAAATTTCCATTGTACGTGGGAGCTTCGGGACGATGTCTTATGGCCTACATGCTTCAAAGCGAAGTCAGGGAAATACTCAAGGACGCTGTCAAAATTACGGAGCATACAATTGTGGATATTGAGCCCGTAAACGCCAGATTAGAAGAAATTCGCCGAAACGGGTACGACATTAGCGTTTCAGAACGAGAAGAAGGCATTCTTTGCGTGGCCTCTACGATTTTGGAAGCGTGGAAAAAAGCGGCAGGCGTTATCGCCCTGACGGGGCCGTCCTTTCGATTTACCGATGATGTTTTGAGCGTAGCGATACCTGCAGTCAAAAATGCTGCTGCTGCTGTTTCGGCGCGGCTAAACGAATAA
- a CDS encoding transposase: MLTIRRKFDEDFRKNAVKLSHANPKIVKEVASELRINETMLYKWRRLYIPTRHLAKSPL; the protein is encoded by the coding sequence GTGTTGACAATCAGACGGAAGTTTGACGAGGACTTCAGGAAGAATGCGGTGAAACTGAGCCACGCGAACCCGAAGATAGTGAAAGAAGTGGCTTCAGAGCTGAGGATTAACGAGACGATGCTTTACAAGTGGCGCAGGCTGTACATACCGACACGCCATCTGGCTAAGAGCCCCTTATAG
- a CDS encoding ABC transporter substrate-binding protein, with amino-acid sequence MQKKCQNLLKKSLAQKFFLMFMLLLVSGGTAWAADPIKIGYLATLTGEGATWGQHERDAAALAIKEVNAKGGLLGRPVELICYDIKGKPEDAVNAVRRLVFEDKVVAIGGSNYSGIQLAVAPIADKEKIPVVSSSATNPAVTVDPDTGKVRPYMFRITYTDPYQGMIIADYLIKKCGAKKLAIIGDIGDAYSEGLTEFVKARAEELKVENKFWAFRGGDVDFRAQLTEAKAWGADAVALTMLYKEMGLVIKQAAELGWKPFFMGGDGYSPNIFEIAGEAMEGTFWVYPTSDEDPKLAGLIAKFEKEYGKKPTEVLNMTFGYDILQMILHAVEVAGKAEGPAVRDALENTVDYPVTHFNWTVDKATHNPLNKPAAILKATGGKVIYLETWDPQAVF; translated from the coding sequence ATGCAAAAGAAATGCCAAAATTTATTAAAAAAAAGTTTAGCACAAAAATTTTTCCTGATGTTCATGCTTCTTCTTGTATCCGGAGGGACCGCCTGGGCTGCCGACCCCATCAAAATCGGGTATCTGGCGACGCTGACGGGAGAGGGCGCCACCTGGGGCCAGCATGAGCGCGACGCGGCGGCACTGGCGATAAAAGAGGTCAACGCAAAGGGCGGTCTTTTGGGACGTCCGGTAGAGCTGATCTGCTACGACATCAAAGGAAAGCCCGAAGACGCGGTGAACGCCGTGCGCAGACTGGTTTTTGAGGACAAAGTCGTGGCCATCGGAGGAAGCAACTACAGCGGCATTCAGCTTGCCGTGGCTCCCATCGCCGATAAGGAAAAGATTCCCGTGGTCTCCAGCTCCGCCACAAATCCGGCGGTCACCGTGGACCCCGACACGGGAAAGGTTCGTCCCTACATGTTCCGCATCACCTACACCGACCCCTATCAGGGAATGATCATCGCCGACTACCTGATCAAAAAATGCGGCGCGAAGAAACTGGCCATCATTGGGGACATTGGGGACGCTTACTCCGAGGGGCTGACGGAGTTCGTGAAAGCCAGAGCGGAGGAGCTGAAGGTGGAAAATAAGTTTTGGGCCTTTCGCGGCGGCGACGTGGATTTTCGGGCCCAGCTCACCGAGGCGAAGGCCTGGGGAGCGGACGCCGTGGCTCTGACGATGCTTTACAAGGAAATGGGACTGGTGATCAAACAGGCGGCGGAACTGGGATGGAAACCCTTCTTCATGGGCGGGGACGGCTACAGCCCCAATATCTTCGAGATCGCGGGAGAGGCGATGGAGGGGACGTTCTGGGTGTATCCCACCAGCGACGAAGATCCCAAACTGGCGGGACTGATCGCGAAATTCGAAAAGGAGTACGGTAAAAAGCCCACGGAAGTTCTGAACATGACCTTTGGCTACGATATTTTGCAGATGATCCTTCACGCCGTCGAGGTGGCCGGCAAGGCGGAAGGCCCCGCCGTTCGCGACGCCCTTGAGAATACAGTGGATTATCCGGTGACCCATTTCAACTGGACGGTGGACAAGGCGACCCACAATCCCCTGAACAAGCCCGCCGCCATCCTGAAGGCCACGGGAGGCAAAGTGATCTATCTTGAAACCTGGGATCCCCAGGCCGTTTTTTAG
- a CDS encoding pyridoxal phosphate-dependent aminotransferase yields MKLADRYSNLKPSGMVKIFQAIEKMEGVLNLSIGEPDFDTEHDIIDAAADAAKKGFTHYPPLQGFPDVRQAVCDYWKRHHGLTSTIDEVLMGVGGIQVPHLAIQALLNPGDEIIVVEPCFPPYFSQVTECGGVPVSVKTREENGFAPTVPDLEKVITPRTKGLLLNSPCNPTGRVIPRKQMEEIAGVVAKHDLFVLSDEIYEALIYRGEHVPFAILPGMREHTLTMGGMSKSHCMTGWRVGYAIGPVELIRVMTLLASNQTYGLNTLAQKGTSYALNKHDARLIERKKIFAERMDYVTERLNKMKGVTCNPAEGAFYLFPNIKGTGLSSEDFVWKLLEKAQVATIPGSAFGSSGEGYIRIACTQSMSTLVKAMDKMEALLKDL; encoded by the coding sequence ATGAAACTGGCGGATCGTTACAGTAACCTGAAGCCGAGCGGCATGGTCAAAATTTTTCAGGCCATCGAAAAAATGGAGGGCGTTCTGAACCTCAGCATCGGCGAACCGGATTTCGACACGGAACACGACATCATCGACGCGGCGGCCGACGCGGCGAAGAAGGGTTTCACTCATTACCCTCCCCTGCAGGGTTTTCCCGACGTCCGTCAGGCGGTTTGCGATTACTGGAAGCGCCATCACGGCCTCACGTCGACCATCGATGAGGTGCTTATGGGCGTGGGAGGCATCCAGGTTCCTCATTTGGCCATACAGGCTCTGCTCAATCCCGGAGACGAAATTATCGTGGTGGAACCCTGTTTCCCTCCCTATTTTTCGCAGGTGACGGAGTGCGGAGGCGTCCCTGTCTCCGTGAAGACCCGGGAGGAAAACGGCTTCGCCCCCACTGTGCCCGATCTTGAAAAGGTGATCACTCCACGAACAAAAGGCCTTCTGCTGAACTCCCCCTGCAATCCCACAGGCCGGGTCATCCCCCGGAAACAGATGGAGGAAATCGCAGGGGTCGTCGCGAAACACGATCTTTTTGTCCTGAGCGATGAAATTTATGAAGCTCTGATCTACAGGGGCGAACATGTCCCCTTTGCCATTCTGCCCGGAATGAGGGAACACACCCTGACCATGGGAGGGATGTCGAAAAGCCACTGCATGACCGGGTGGCGCGTGGGCTACGCCATTGGACCGGTGGAGCTGATCCGCGTCATGACGCTGCTGGCCAGCAATCAGACCTACGGGCTCAACACGCTGGCCCAAAAGGGAACGTCCTACGCTCTGAATAAACACGACGCGAGGCTGATCGAGCGAAAGAAAATCTTTGCGGAACGGATGGATTACGTCACCGAACGGCTCAACAAAATGAAGGGCGTCACCTGCAACCCGGCGGAAGGCGCTTTTTATCTGTTCCCCAACATCAAAGGCACAGGGCTCTCCAGCGAGGACTTCGTCTGGAAGCTCCTCGAAAAAGCCCAGGTGGCCACCATTCCCGGCTCTGCCTTCGGCAGCAGCGGCGAGGGCTACATCCGTATCGCCTGCACCCAGTCCATGAGCACGCTGGTCAAGGCCATGGATAAAATGGAGGCTTTACTGAAGGACCTTTGA
- a CDS encoding ketoacyl-ACP synthase III, whose product MESGATIRAVSAYLPEKILDNAELVRQFGTWTEHKIFNKTGILRRHVVEGELVSDLAEAAAKRLFEEHSIIPDEIDFLLLCTECPDYFLPATSCIVQNRLKLRKDVGALDYNLGCSGFIYGLALAKGLVLGGIARKILLITSETITRTIHPLDKSTRTLFGDGAAAALVEKETLDGGDPGIGEFSLGTDGSGMSKLIIPAGAWACPSSPDTRSETVNRWGNVRTPESLYMNGPEILNFSLEVVPSCLNDILERNGVTLKDIDLVIFHQASYMLLKKLREALDIPEEKFVINIENYGNTVSSTIPIALWEMEQLGRLKKGDRVLIMGFGVGLSWGGTVLRW is encoded by the coding sequence ATGGAGAGTGGAGCGACAATTCGCGCCGTATCAGCGTATCTGCCGGAAAAAATTTTGGACAATGCTGAACTGGTCCGGCAGTTTGGAACATGGACGGAACATAAGATTTTCAACAAAACCGGAATCCTCAGACGTCACGTCGTGGAAGGAGAGCTGGTTTCCGACCTTGCCGAAGCGGCGGCGAAACGGCTTTTTGAGGAGCATTCGATCATTCCCGACGAGATCGATTTTCTTCTGCTTTGCACGGAGTGCCCCGACTACTTTTTGCCGGCCACGTCCTGCATCGTTCAGAATCGTCTGAAACTCCGGAAGGACGTCGGCGCTCTCGATTACAACCTGGGCTGCTCGGGGTTCATTTATGGTCTCGCTCTGGCAAAAGGGCTGGTGCTGGGAGGGATTGCCCGTAAAATTCTTCTGATTACATCGGAAACCATCACGCGCACCATTCACCCTCTGGACAAGAGCACGCGCACGCTTTTCGGAGATGGCGCGGCCGCCGCCCTCGTGGAAAAGGAAACCCTTGACGGAGGCGATCCGGGAATCGGAGAATTCTCTCTCGGCACCGACGGCAGCGGCATGTCGAAGCTGATCATTCCCGCCGGGGCCTGGGCCTGCCCTTCGTCGCCGGACACCCGTTCGGAAACCGTCAATCGCTGGGGGAACGTGCGCACTCCTGAAAGTCTCTATATGAACGGTCCGGAGATTCTGAACTTCTCTCTCGAAGTCGTGCCCTCCTGTCTGAACGACATTCTGGAGCGCAATGGCGTCACCCTGAAGGACATCGATCTGGTGATCTTTCATCAGGCCAGTTATATGCTGCTCAAAAAACTCAGGGAGGCCCTGGACATCCCGGAGGAAAAATTTGTCATCAACATCGAAAACTACGGCAATACGGTCAGCAGCACCATCCCCATCGCTCTGTGGGAGATGGAACAGCTGGGACGCCTGAAAAAAGGGGATCGTGTTTTGATCATGGGGTTCGGCGTGGGGCTTTCCTGGGGAGGCACCGTGCTGCGGTGGTAG